Part of the Saimiri boliviensis isolate mSaiBol1 chromosome 21, mSaiBol1.pri, whole genome shotgun sequence genome is shown below.
GCTGCGTCGCAGGCGGGAAGCAATTCGCCCAGCTGTTGGAACTGCGGCAGCCCAGGGGGCCCTGGGCGGGAGAACGGGTTCTTCTGCCCACAGTGCCGAGCGCTGCAGGCACCTGACCCCACTCGAGACTACTTCAGCCTCATGGACTGGTACGAGCGACGGTTTCGGAAAACCTGCCTGAGCGAGAGAGACGTCGCGGGGCTGGCCTGCGAGAGGGGAGGGCGGAGCTGGCTTGCGGAAGAGAAGGCGGAACTCATAGGGGGGGCGGAGGTTGGAGAGCAGGCGTTAGAGAAGTGTCTTGATTTCTCAGGAGGAAATTGAGAGGCGGGACTGAGGGATGCAGCGTGGAGGtgtggagaagggagaggaacGGGACTGGAGGGGCGGGCACTGAAGTGAGAGGAAAGAGTGGGGCCGAGGCTACCGTGGAGGGAGATTTGAGGGGCGGAACCGACGAGAAAGCGCAGGAGAAGTCGAGGGGCGGAGTTTGAGGAAAGGGTACTTGAGGGCCAGGAAGACTTGGGAGACTGGAAGACTTGAATGATAGTGTCTGGAAGGTTTAAAGTTGGGTTGATGTTTTTAAGAAAGaactgcaggccgggcgcggtggctcgcgcctgtcatcccagcactttgggaggccgagacgggcggattacctgagatcaggagttcaagaccatcctggtcaacatggtgaaaccccatctctactaaaaatacaaaaaattagctgggtgtgatggtgcgcgcctgtaatcccagctactcgggaggctgaggcaggagaatggtttgaacccgggaggcagattggagtgagctgagatggcgctactgcactccaccctggcaacagagtgagactcccatctcaaaaaaagaaaaaaaaggactgcAGAAGTGTGGTCAAGATTGGGGAGTAAAGCATGAAAAGCTTAATATTGTGGGCGAGGCCTAAGGGAAAAGTGAGAATTGGAGGGAGAGAGTCCAAtacatgggttttttttcccctgaagctGAGGATCTTGGAGAGATGGGGCAGTGTGGACACAGCTGAACTGGTAAGGAAATAGGACAGATTTTGGGAGTAGAAAGTGAAAggggagccgggcacggtggctcaagcctgtaatcccagcactttgggaggccgaggcgggtggatcacgaggtcaagagatcgagaccatcctggtcaacatggtgaaaccccgtctctattaagaatacaaaaaaaatagctgggcgtggtggcgcgtgcctgtaatcccagctactcaggaggctgaggcaggagaattgcctgaacccgggaggcggaggttgcggtgagccgagatcgcgccattgcactccagcctgggtaacaagagcgaaactccgcctcaaaaaaaaaaaaaagaaagaaagtgaaaggggTTGGATTAAAATAAACTGGGAGACAGGGATAAAGGGAACTGAACTATGGAAAGATAGggtggtatttaaaaaaaaaaaaaattattcagtaacACTAGTTCAAGCACCGAAGGAAGAGTTTCTTCAAGACCATCTTGTAGAGGGACCACTGCAATACGGTCTTGCAGTGGGGGAGAGAGATTGGTCCCAACTCCAAAAACAGCATGCCCAGGAGGGAATTTGTAGCCAAGAAGCAGAGTAAGCGGGATTCGGACTTAACCGACCTAACAGGATCCTTGCTAAAGACAGGCCAGGGTGCTCAGACACTTCCTGGAAGATGGTAGAGGATGAAGAATCTAATCAGAGATCTAGGATGACAAAATATGAGGATTGAGGATTGTAGCTAAACTGATTTAGCAAGGTTCTTTGCCAAAACTGGATTATACAAGAGAGCACACAGCTGGGCCTAGGAGAAGGTCCACAAATCTGACAAGTTTGGCCAAGCAAAGAATCTTTGTCTGTGTAATTTAGGAATCCCTTAACTATGGGATCTGCCCCCACCAGTCACTGAACATGTGTGAAGAGCTGCAATAACACTGATCTTTAAGTTCCTCAGCATCCCCATCTTGCTCTCACCTCTAGGTCCTTGCTCTTGGAATTCTACCTGGATGATTCCTTGTTCTGATCTTTGATTACTCATCATCATTCCAATTTCAGCTTAATGCCATCTCTTTGTCCACTATATCTGCTACCCTCTCTGACTCTGTTCTGTGTCCCTTCATAGCACCTACCACTTTTTGAAATTATCTGTTTATATGTTTAGTGCATCTTCCCCCTAAGAGCAAGAACCAGGCTCATGGTAgacaaatctttaaaatttgGCGCATAAATTTCATCTCCCAATTTCCTTCCAGCAACTGTTCCTTCCGAGTTGATACTGTGAAGCTCCAGCACAGGTACCAGCAACTGCAGCGTCTTGTCCACCCAGATTTCTTCAGCCAGAGGTCTCAGGTAGCTTATTGGCCAACCCCAATAATCCCCAAATATGTGTGCATACCAGGTAGCAGTGGTCTTGTGGCTATGTGATTATCAGGGACGGAGCTGGAAAATCAGCTCCATCTGCCCATGGCAGTCTGACCCAGCCTGCCAGACCCAGAGCTCTCATTCACTCACAGCTTTTGTCTGATTTCCCAGATAACTTAAAACTTATCGGCTGAATATAAAGACACCTAATCCCACACCAGCTCTACTTAATCACTTCCTTAGGTGCCTGCCTATCagcatattataaaattttgtgggctgggcgcagtggcttatgtctgtaatcccagcactttgggaggccaaggcaggcagatcacttgaagtcgggagttcgagactagcctggctaacatggcgaaaccctgtgtctactaaaaatacaaaaattaagggccaggcacggtgtctcaagcctgtaatcccagcactttgggaggcagaggtgggtggatcacgaggtcaagagatcgagaccatcctggtcaacatggtgaaaccccatctctactaaaaatacaaaaaattagctgggcatggtggcacgtgcctgtaatcccagctactcaggaggctgaggcaggagaattgcttgaacccaggaggcagaggttgtggtcagccgagattgcgccattgcactccagcctgggtaacaagagcgaaactgtctcaaaaaaaaataaaagaaaaaagactttgtGATTTAGATGGTAATAGTATCTTCATCTCCACTAACAGACTGAAAAAGACTTCTCGGAGAAGCATTCAACCCTGGTGAACGATGCCTATAAGACCCTGCTGTCCCCCCTGAGCAGAGGACTGTACCTTGTAAGGTGATTTCCCAACCCTTCTCTGCATGACATCCTGATGTCCATTATAGCATAGgacagctgtgtccccttgattcaGCAGAAGAGTGCTtgaggtcgggcatggtggctcatatctgtaatcctagcactttaggagattGAGGTGgtcaaatcacttgagcccaggagttcaggacttgGGCAACACAAGAAGACCtctcatctctacacaaaaatacaaaaattagctgggcatggtggcacacacctgtagtcccagctcctctggaagctgaggcaggaggatcacttgaagcttgGAGGTTAAGGCTATAAtcagctatgattgtaccactgcaccctctcgaaaaaaaaaaaaaagtccagggaCCCAATGATATTTAGCCtcaaagcacaaataaaattttctctgaatattctctgtgaatatattacttGCCTCACCTGCAGTTTTTAAATTGTGATcttctatctattttttttttatgaatttcGATTTGATGATGGTAACTTTTAGTTAAGAGTgatttggccgggcatggtggctcacgcctgtaatcccagcactttgggaggccaaggcgggtggatcacgaggtcaagagatcaagaccatcctggtcaacatggtgaaaccccgtctctaataaaatatgaaaattagctgggcatggtggtgcacatctgtagtcccagctactcgggaggctgaggcaggagaattgcctgaacccaggaggtggaggttgcagtgagccgagattgtgccactgtactccagcctggcacctggcgacagagtgagactctgtctcaaaaaaaaaaaaaggccgggcgcggtggctcaagcttgtaatcccagcactttgggaggccgaggcgggtggatcacgaggtcgagagatcgagaccatcctggtcaacatggtgaaaccccgtctctactaaaaatacaaaaaattagctgggcatggtggcacgtgcctgtaatcccagctacccaggaggctgaggcaggagaattgcctgaacccgggaggcggaggttgcggtgagccgagatcgcgccattgcactccagtctgggtaacaagagcaaaactccgtctcaaaaaaaaaaaaaaaaaaaagtgatttttctggtttgctttttttttcctctcaagagTATCTTAGCCTCTAGAAAATCTTAGAATTGAATAGAATCTTTACAAACATCTAGTTCAACCTCTGAGTAGAGGCATGACTACCCCAAGGTcaggccaaggtcacacagtttcACGTAGCATAAGTGGGAATTCCATCCCAGCATTTCTGTTTCAgtccaagctttttttttttttttttgagacggagtttcgctcttgttacccagactgtagtgcaatggcgcgatctcggctcactgcaacctccgcctcctgggttcaggcaattcttctgcctcagcctcctgagtagctgggattacaggcacgcgccaccatgcccagctaattttttgtatttttagtagagactgggtttcaccctgttgaccaggatggtctcaatctcttgacctcgtgatccacccgcctcggcttcccaaagtgctgggattacaggcgtgagccaccgcgcccggcccagtccAAGCTTTTAACAAGTCTAACCTCCTTCATTATTGGGACAGTTCCAGTTTTATCTGAGTGGTATTATTTCCTAAGGGATGAGTAGGATTTACATTATTCTGCCCATAGTTTCTtcaacttatttttcttactttctgccCCAATAGCTAAAGCTCCGTGGAATAGAGATTCCTGAAAGGACAGATTATGAAATGGACATGCAATTCCTGATGGAAATAATGGAAATCAATGAGAAGCTCGCAGAAGCTGAAAGTGAAGCTGCCATGAAAGAGATTGAATCCATTGTCAGAGGTGAAAGATAAAACAGCACTGACTATATTTCATTGCTATTATGAATACTTGTCCAAGGATAAGTGAAAAATGAATGTAAAGAGTACataatgggccaggtgcagtggcttacgcctgtaatcccagcactttgggaggctaaggcgagtgttcacctgaggttggaagtttgagaccatcctggtcaacatggtgaaaccctgtctctactaaaaatacaaaagttagccgagcatggtggcacatgcctgttgtcccagctactcaggaggctgaggcaggagaattgcctgaacccaggaggcagaggttgcggtgagccgagatcgtgccattgcactccagcctgggtaacaagagcgaaactccgtctcaaaaaaaaaaaaaaaatagaaaactagccaggcatggtggcacataactgtaatcccagctacttgggaggctaaggtaggagaatcgcttaaacctgagaggtggaggttgcagtgagctgagattgggccactgtactccagcctgggccagatgcttttctcatgcctgtaatcccagcactttgggaggcgtcgatgggtggatcacctgaggtcaggagttcaaaagcagcctgaccaacatggcgaaaccccatctgcactaaaaatacagaattagcctggcgtgcctgtaatcccagcaactccacagggtaaggcaggagaactgtttgtacctgggaggcggaggttgcagtgagctgagatcgtgccattgcactccaaccttggcaacaagtgaaactccatctcaaaatacatatatatacaaaaataaaaatacaaaaaacctcCCACTCTTTCACTtgactacctttaaaaaaaaaaaaagcctgggcacggtggctcacacctggaaggctgaggcgggtggatcacaaggtcaggagttcgagaacagcctgaccaacatggtaaaacctcgtctctactaaaaaaataaataaataaatacaaaaaacgCTTACTCCAGCCGTATAGTAAACATTTGACTTTGAGCAATTCACTAAACTTAATTTAGATTAATTCCTAAATTTTTTCCTTAAGGTACCTGCTACAGCCCaggtaaaataaatgttcaaggGCATACAGCTAGTTAATTTTAGGGTCAGGGCTTAAGAACCTCCAGGTTCCTAGTCCGTTCTTAAGTGGACACCACATTGCTACCTGAGAGGTGAGTTTCAAACACTGGACCACACTGGACCAGGAGTCAAGTGACTTGGATTCTGTTTCCAGCTCTTCTATTAATTTCCTCAATACCTGTCATTGCCTACCTTGGGGATATAGTGTATGTGACAGTGCTTCGAAAGAAGACACCATATAAATGACTGGTACTATTTATGTCTGGAAAGTGCAACTGTTGGAAAAGTCCTCATTTTCTAACAAATGAGAAATATGAGatagctgctgcttttttttttttttgaaacggagtttcgctctcattacccaggctggagtgcaatggcgcgatctcggctcaccacaacctccgcctcccgggttcaggcaattctcctacctcagcctcctgagtagctgggattacaggcacgcgccaccatgcccagctaattttttgtatttttagtagagacgaggtttcatcatgttgaccaggatgctctcgatctcttgacctcgtgatccacctgcctcggcctcccaaagtgctgggataacaggcttgagccaccacgcccagccctgcttctttattttctttggcatCTTCTCTCTTATGACACAACATaacataaatgttttcattttcctgaaagGCTATACAGTTTGCAGGTGGTTGCTGGAAACACTTTGTTGTGCTTTACTCATAGGCGTTCCCAGAATGTTCCCTTGCTGAAATCTTGAAGACTCAGACTGTTTCATGGAGATAATCAAAGCATATccttgtccttctttttttttttctgagacagagtttcgctct
Proteins encoded:
- the HSCB gene encoding iron-sulfur cluster co-chaperone protein HscB isoform X3; its protein translation is MWRRRAGALLRVWGFWPTGIPGRRPLSCDAASQAGSNSPSCWNCGSPGGPGRENGFFCPQCRALQAPDPTRDYFSLMDCNCSFRVDTVKLQHRYQQLQRLVHPDFFSQRSQTEKDFSEKHSTLVNDAYKTLLSPLSRGLYLLKLRGIEIPERTDYEMDMQFLMEIMEINEKLAEAESEAAMKEIESIVRDDFEEAKEILTKMRYFSNIEEKIKLKKIPL
- the HSCB gene encoding iron-sulfur cluster co-chaperone protein HscB isoform X2, translating into MWRRRAGALLRVWGFWPTGIPGRRPLSCDAASQAGSNSPSCWNCGSPGGPGRENGFFCPQCRALQAPDPTRDYFSLMDCNCSFRVDTVKLQHRYQQLQRLVHPDFFSQRSQTEKDFSEKHSTLVNDAYKTLLSPLSRGLYLLKLRGIEIPERTDYEMDMQFLMEIMEINEKLAEAESEAAMKEIESIVRAKQKELTDNVSSAFEQDDFEEAKEILTKMRYFSNIEEKIKLKKIPL
- the HSCB gene encoding iron-sulfur cluster co-chaperone protein HscB isoform X4; translation: MWRRRAGALLRVWGFWPTGIPGRRPLSCDAASQAGSNSPSCWNCGSPGGPGRENGFFCPQCRALQAPDPTRDYFSLMDCNCSFRVDTVKLQHRYQQLQRLVHPDFFSQRSQTEKDFSEKHSTLVNDAYKTLLSPLSRGLYLVS